A genome region from Natronosalvus rutilus includes the following:
- a CDS encoding ABC transporter substrate-binding protein: MATSRRKLLEQIGGAGASLGVVSLAGCFSGGEDTDLGNREATADLPSEARVEEMTHYTTTEAYWSERFHAVQLVDQRLTEHLGLPVEPKGLELSAWPEYQTEGRFGFWSSNWSSGDGDPDSQLMDTFTTDAGSNYWRYSNEEYDEIAREQRRATDPDERQELVYEAQRILGEERPESQIVYNYRTHAINNERIDEDSVVLNFMGIRNIWNLVSMEPLNDEGRTIVTNNFDPTDSLNPLHQNTVEALRNVWGVELTHDYLYQTDPEMNPQPWAAEGHDWVDETTIDVQLRSDLVAHDGESITAEDVVFTFDLILETEPPIYTNIVNTVVDTVEQRGDYEVRFVLGEPYAPFITSTLGRVPILPKHYWEEIMADTGNEDTPWEISFIDRDLVASGPFIKGRWEQGERLEFDAFEDHPFAAPNIDKRIERNLASRDAEINALESGEYDTFETWFGSPSDLNELAEENEHISMVKHLTDTRMAMWSQCERKPLDDVAVRQAVNTVVMATQQEIISEIFDDIADPAYSPISPSLEFWHNPDTPVFEGGPEAAVELLTDAGYRWDESGHLHLPEGETVN; the protein is encoded by the coding sequence ATGGCTACCAGTAGGCGAAAACTACTCGAACAGATCGGAGGGGCAGGCGCATCGCTCGGTGTGGTTTCACTCGCAGGATGTTTCAGTGGTGGAGAAGATACAGACCTCGGAAACAGGGAAGCGACGGCAGATCTCCCGTCGGAGGCCCGCGTCGAGGAGATGACCCACTATACCACGACCGAAGCATACTGGTCGGAGCGGTTCCATGCCGTACAACTGGTCGACCAACGCCTGACCGAACACCTCGGACTGCCGGTCGAGCCGAAAGGGCTCGAACTCTCTGCCTGGCCGGAGTACCAGACGGAAGGGCGCTTTGGGTTCTGGTCGAGCAACTGGTCGTCTGGAGACGGCGATCCAGACAGCCAGCTGATGGACACGTTCACCACGGACGCCGGATCGAATTACTGGCGATACTCGAACGAGGAGTACGACGAAATCGCCCGTGAACAGCGAAGAGCGACGGATCCGGACGAGCGCCAAGAACTGGTGTATGAAGCCCAGCGCATCCTCGGCGAAGAACGTCCCGAAAGCCAGATCGTGTACAACTATCGGACACACGCGATCAACAACGAGCGGATCGACGAGGATTCGGTCGTGCTCAATTTCATGGGCATTCGGAACATCTGGAACCTCGTGTCCATGGAGCCGCTCAACGACGAGGGCCGGACGATCGTCACGAACAATTTCGATCCGACCGACTCACTGAATCCCCTCCATCAGAACACTGTCGAAGCGCTGCGTAACGTCTGGGGCGTCGAGCTCACGCATGACTACCTCTACCAGACGGATCCAGAGATGAACCCGCAGCCGTGGGCCGCTGAAGGTCACGACTGGGTGGACGAGACGACGATCGACGTCCAACTCAGATCTGACCTGGTCGCTCACGACGGCGAGTCGATCACGGCTGAAGACGTCGTCTTCACGTTCGATCTCATCCTCGAGACCGAACCGCCAATCTATACGAACATCGTCAACACCGTCGTCGACACGGTCGAGCAACGCGGCGACTACGAAGTGCGCTTCGTACTCGGTGAGCCGTATGCGCCGTTTATCACGAGTACGCTCGGTCGCGTTCCAATTCTCCCCAAACACTACTGGGAAGAGATCATGGCCGACACGGGGAACGAAGACACGCCGTGGGAGATCTCGTTTATCGACCGTGATCTCGTCGCATCCGGCCCGTTCATCAAAGGGCGCTGGGAGCAAGGCGAGCGACTCGAGTTCGACGCCTTCGAGGACCACCCATTTGCCGCCCCCAACATCGATAAACGAATCGAGCGTAACCTCGCCTCGCGTGACGCAGAGATTAACGCCCTCGAAAGCGGGGAGTATGACACGTTCGAGACGTGGTTCGGTAGCCCATCCGACCTGAACGAACTCGCCGAAGAGAACGAGCACATCTCGATGGTCAAACACCTGACTGACACGCGAATGGCGATGTGGTCACAATGTGAACGCAAGCCGTTGGACGACGTCGCCGTCCGTCAAGCAGTCAACACCGTCGTCATGGCTACCCAACAGGAGATCATCAGCGAAATCTTCGACGACATCGCGGACCCTGCCTATTCGCCGATTAGCCCGTCACTCGAGTTCTGGCACAACCCAGATACACCAGTTTTCGAGGGTGGGCCCGAGGCCGCGGTCGAACTCCTCACAGACGCCGGATACCGATGGGATGAAAGCGGCCACCTCCACCTTCCAGAGGGCGAAACCGTCAACTAA
- a CDS encoding acyclic terpene utilization AtuA family protein, whose amino-acid sequence MEEVDILCPTGHLATVPFEEESFWRGVEKEPDFICADSGSNDIGPQPFGSDTPVCEEKWQQHDLELMLRGSRQLDVPMIIGSASDTGSNRGVDQFVRLINETADEYDLDEFTLATIYSDVDRESLIQRIDGGEVVEGLHDRAPLDTETIAETDPIVAAMGVEPIIEALDGGADVIICGRAVDPAIFAAPAIWSGMPKDIAYFSGKVMECASFLAKPFAGKESIMGTIREEEVVLEALSEYQHTTPESVAGHAMYERADPNVEHVPGGYVDMENCVYESVDGERTRVSGPVFHDSDSYKVKLEGASAVGERRIKVVGLRDPKVIEQIDEAIAYSREKVAEQFEDDEYEVHYHVYGKNGVMGELEPTVETASHELAVVVEGIAPTEQVAKEVTSLAGSSFFYVRLPGIKGTAGTAAFMSDEVFKANRAYEWSVNHLLELDHPRALHEVEYTTVGGEADA is encoded by the coding sequence ATGGAAGAAGTAGATATCCTCTGCCCGACGGGGCATCTTGCGACCGTCCCGTTCGAGGAAGAGAGCTTCTGGAGAGGCGTCGAGAAGGAGCCGGATTTTATTTGCGCCGACTCTGGTAGTAACGACATCGGCCCCCAACCGTTCGGATCGGATACCCCCGTGTGTGAAGAGAAATGGCAACAACACGACCTCGAATTGATGCTTCGGGGCAGTCGCCAACTCGACGTCCCGATGATTATCGGGTCCGCTTCCGACACCGGTTCGAATCGAGGCGTCGACCAGTTCGTCCGACTCATCAATGAGACTGCCGACGAATACGACCTCGATGAGTTCACGCTCGCGACCATCTACTCGGACGTCGACCGTGAGTCATTGATCCAGCGTATCGATGGCGGCGAGGTCGTCGAAGGACTCCACGACCGGGCACCACTGGACACCGAGACGATCGCTGAGACCGACCCCATCGTTGCGGCGATGGGCGTCGAACCGATAATCGAGGCCCTCGACGGTGGGGCCGACGTCATTATCTGCGGTCGCGCGGTCGATCCAGCGATCTTCGCCGCGCCGGCTATCTGGTCCGGAATGCCAAAGGACATCGCGTACTTTTCGGGGAAAGTGATGGAGTGTGCGTCCTTCCTCGCCAAGCCGTTCGCGGGCAAAGAAAGCATCATGGGCACGATCCGTGAGGAGGAGGTCGTCCTTGAGGCTCTCTCTGAGTACCAGCATACGACACCCGAATCCGTTGCCGGCCACGCGATGTACGAACGAGCGGATCCCAACGTCGAACACGTGCCGGGCGGGTACGTCGATATGGAAAACTGCGTGTATGAATCCGTCGACGGCGAACGAACCCGCGTGAGCGGCCCCGTCTTCCACGACAGCGACTCCTATAAGGTCAAACTCGAGGGGGCGAGTGCAGTCGGTGAGCGCCGTATCAAGGTCGTTGGTCTTCGTGACCCGAAAGTCATCGAACAGATTGACGAGGCGATCGCGTACTCCCGTGAGAAGGTCGCAGAGCAGTTCGAGGACGATGAGTACGAGGTGCACTACCACGTCTACGGCAAAAACGGTGTGATGGGCGAGTTAGAGCCCACCGTCGAGACGGCCAGTCACGAACTCGCGGTCGTCGTCGAAGGCATCGCCCCGACCGAACAGGTGGCCAAAGAGGTGACGAGCCTCGCTGGCAGCAGCTTTTTCTACGTTCGGTTACCGGGAATCAAGGGCACCGCTGGGACGGCAGCGTTCATGTCAGACGAGGTGTTCAAGGCGAATCGTGCCTACGAGTGGTCGGTCAACCACCTCCTCGAACTCGATCATCCACGGGCACTCCATGAGGTTGAATACACGACCGTCGGAGGTGAGGCCGATGCCTAA
- a CDS encoding ABC transporter ATP-binding protein encodes MTETHTSLDFDESAPVLEVSQLEVSYNTREYGKVTAVDDVSFAVQDDEIFGLVGESGCGKSTVAKAVLNLLPRNGAIESGAVRFKGVDITDLTREEMDALRWEHISVISQGAMNALNPVHRISDQILEAIQTHRDVSTAEARDRIVDLFELVGLDSQRMDEYPHQYSGGMKQRAYIAMALALEPDIIIADEPTTALDVIVQDQILRQIKELQSELGVSMVLISHDISVIAETCERLGVMYSGKMMESGNLQSIFAESHNPYTLGLQNAFPTLKGEKQDLISIPGSPPPITNLPSGCRFYDRCPFAEPGCLDAHPPLTEVNDDHYSACYRHEDAEMMREQARERDTWQKQDPHAESTETNAAAVGEGETNE; translated from the coding sequence ATGACTGAGACACACACTTCACTGGATTTCGACGAGAGCGCACCGGTCCTCGAGGTCTCACAGCTCGAGGTGAGTTACAACACGCGCGAGTACGGGAAAGTGACCGCAGTCGACGACGTGAGCTTCGCCGTACAGGACGACGAAATATTCGGCCTGGTTGGCGAGAGCGGCTGTGGAAAGAGTACCGTGGCCAAGGCCGTCCTCAACCTCTTGCCACGAAACGGCGCTATTGAATCAGGGGCCGTACGCTTCAAGGGCGTCGATATCACGGACCTCACACGCGAGGAGATGGACGCCCTTCGCTGGGAGCACATCTCCGTGATCAGCCAAGGTGCGATGAACGCGTTGAACCCAGTCCATCGAATTTCCGATCAAATCCTCGAAGCGATACAGACGCACCGGGATGTCTCGACTGCCGAGGCGCGTGATCGAATCGTCGACCTCTTCGAGTTAGTCGGGCTGGATTCCCAGCGGATGGACGAGTACCCCCACCAGTACAGCGGCGGGATGAAACAGCGCGCATACATCGCGATGGCGCTCGCGCTCGAGCCAGACATCATCATCGCGGACGAACCGACGACGGCACTCGACGTCATCGTTCAGGATCAGATCCTCAGGCAGATAAAAGAGCTCCAGTCCGAACTGGGGGTGTCGATGGTCTTGATCTCTCACGATATCAGCGTCATCGCCGAAACGTGTGAACGACTCGGCGTGATGTACAGCGGAAAGATGATGGAGTCGGGGAATCTCCAATCGATCTTCGCCGAGTCACACAATCCGTATACGTTGGGTTTGCAGAACGCATTTCCGACCCTCAAAGGGGAGAAACAGGACCTGATAAGCATCCCAGGAAGCCCACCCCCGATCACCAATCTTCCCTCAGGCTGTCGGTTCTACGACCGATGTCCGTTCGCGGAACCGGGCTGTCTGGATGCTCATCCTCCGCTCACGGAAGTGAACGACGATCATTATTCTGCGTGCTACCGCCACGAAGACGCCGAAATGATGCGCGAACAGGCTCGTGAACGTGACACGTGGCAGAAACAAGATCCGCACGCGGAATCGACAGAAACCAACGCCGCAGCGGTGGGCGAGGGTGAGACAAATGAGTAA
- a CDS encoding ABC transporter ATP-binding protein encodes MASTTETPGVVMECESLEKHFPVNQGLLDMLRGKEPDQVRAVDGIDLQIREGEIVGLAGESGCGKTTFGKTLIRLQDPTGGTIRYRGEDATGIDGAELKAFRRNVQIIFQDPFESLNPRLTVEKTVREPLKVHGIGDEEERYHRVTEALERAELRPAESYIDKYPHQLSGGEKQRVSIARALVLEPDFLLADEPVSMLDVSIRAGVLNLLQRLNDELGITMLFISHDLSLLRQVCDRVGIMYLGRLIELGETESLIEQPLHPYSKALLAASPEPDPFADRDHVELSGSIPDPINLPSGCRFKDRCPEREVICDHIDPPLLDVQTGVNRKAACHLVYDDADKTRFEEALESETEVSEA; translated from the coding sequence ATGGCTTCGACAACAGAAACGCCGGGTGTCGTCATGGAGTGTGAGTCCCTCGAGAAACATTTCCCCGTCAATCAGGGCCTGTTAGATATGCTCAGAGGGAAGGAACCGGATCAGGTCCGCGCGGTCGATGGGATCGACCTCCAGATTCGCGAGGGAGAGATCGTTGGACTGGCGGGTGAATCCGGATGTGGAAAGACGACGTTCGGGAAGACGCTTATCCGATTGCAAGATCCCACCGGTGGAACGATACGCTACAGGGGCGAGGACGCTACCGGTATCGATGGAGCCGAGTTGAAAGCGTTCCGCCGGAACGTCCAGATCATCTTCCAGGATCCCTTCGAAAGCCTCAACCCGCGTCTTACCGTCGAGAAAACGGTACGTGAACCGCTGAAAGTTCACGGAATTGGCGACGAGGAGGAGCGGTACCATCGAGTGACCGAGGCACTCGAACGTGCGGAGTTACGGCCAGCAGAATCGTATATCGACAAATACCCACACCAGTTGAGTGGCGGTGAAAAACAACGCGTCTCGATCGCTCGCGCGCTCGTGCTCGAACCGGATTTCCTGCTCGCAGACGAGCCGGTTTCGATGCTCGACGTGAGTATTCGGGCGGGCGTCCTCAATTTGCTCCAGCGGCTAAACGACGAACTGGGGATCACGATGCTGTTTATCAGTCACGACCTCTCCTTGCTCCGGCAGGTGTGTGACCGAGTCGGGATCATGTATCTCGGACGGCTCATCGAGTTAGGGGAGACCGAATCACTGATCGAGCAGCCATTACACCCGTATTCGAAGGCGTTACTCGCTGCCTCACCGGAACCGGATCCGTTTGCCGACCGGGACCACGTCGAGCTGAGCGGGTCGATTCCAGATCCGATCAACCTCCCCTCGGGCTGTAGGTTCAAAGACCGGTGTCCAGAACGTGAAGTGATCTGTGACCATATCGATCCGCCGCTGCTCGACGTCCAGACCGGGGTCAACCGAAAGGCAGCCTGTCATCTGGTCTATGATGACGCCGATAAAACGCGGTTCGAGGAGGCACTCGAGTCCGAAACGGAGGTTTCGGAAGCATGA
- a CDS encoding Zn-ribbon domain-containing OB-fold protein yields MTDETTGGYEAFLEAVDEGEPFALACPNEHWWLPPRRICPTCGATELTPEPVPTVGALETYTRIEIPPPGFGDDAPYTTAVAAFGLVKMTGLLRGVDPDDVEVGQQVTLSLEETAAGERVVAFRPQ; encoded by the coding sequence GTGACCGACGAGACCACCGGCGGATACGAAGCCTTCCTCGAGGCCGTCGACGAAGGTGAACCGTTTGCGCTCGCCTGTCCGAACGAGCACTGGTGGCTTCCACCGCGGCGTATCTGTCCAACTTGCGGAGCGACGGAGTTGACGCCCGAGCCGGTTCCGACAGTCGGCGCTCTCGAGACGTACACCCGGATCGAGATTCCACCGCCTGGGTTCGGCGATGACGCCCCGTATACGACCGCGGTTGCGGCCTTTGGACTCGTCAAGATGACCGGGCTGTTGCGAGGGGTCGACCCCGATGATGTCGAGGTCGGCCAACAGGTAACGCTTTCACTCGAGGAAACGGCTGCAGGTGAGCGAGTGGTTGCGTTTCGGCCACAATAA
- a CDS encoding DUF4387 domain-containing protein, producing MPKKTLYELTKTVRSKNASVDHITFDVIFSDQAVYEYVRDNRLVTEEDIAALYDIPLEKINVFVYFDPAKALKFTLSRPQPSGGPGEGDVYGAQQYAPLFDVELSIPESLAD from the coding sequence ATGCCTAAGAAAACGCTGTACGAACTCACGAAAACGGTGCGGAGCAAAAACGCGAGCGTGGACCACATCACGTTCGACGTCATCTTTTCGGACCAAGCGGTGTATGAGTACGTCCGAGACAACCGACTCGTCACGGAGGAGGACATCGCAGCGTTGTATGACATCCCACTCGAAAAGATCAACGTGTTCGTCTACTTCGACCCTGCGAAAGCGCTCAAGTTCACGCTCTCTCGCCCACAGCCGAGCGGAGGGCCAGGCGAGGGTGACGTCTACGGAGCACAGCAGTACGCGCCGCTTTTCGACGTTGAGCTGTCGATTCCCGAATCGCTCGCCGACTAA
- a CDS encoding ABC transporter permease, producing MINRKYLARRLALMGVSFFIVVTILFFLFRQVPGGPTAHLVATGVPQDVQERVIESYGLNEPLWKQYVLYITNVFQGDLGHSFYYNRPVIDIIGDRFYNTIILMMTAILLAYTVGTYIGAQLAWIRGSSMERKGMVAVLFFRSMPAFWTGILLLYIFAFQLELFPLGGVRGIDADYSTQLGKFLSVDFLHHLVLPVLSIAIFYVGFPILLMRSNMLEVLTETYIFTARAKGVAERRVMLSHAARNAILPIVTALGIEFGFAIGGQVLIETVFSWPGLGREMVDASLRNDYPLAQGTFILLSAMVISMNFMADLAYTYLDPRVELDQE from the coding sequence ATGATAAATCGGAAATATTTGGCTCGGCGATTAGCATTGATGGGTGTGTCGTTTTTCATCGTAGTAACCATCCTGTTTTTTCTCTTTAGACAGGTCCCAGGTGGCCCCACAGCCCACCTCGTCGCAACCGGCGTCCCCCAAGACGTCCAGGAACGAGTCATCGAATCTTACGGCCTAAATGAACCCCTGTGGAAACAGTACGTTCTGTATATCACAAACGTTTTCCAGGGGGATTTGGGCCACTCGTTCTACTATAATCGGCCCGTCATCGACATCATCGGCGATCGGTTTTACAATACGATCATCTTGATGATGACCGCGATTCTCCTCGCGTATACTGTGGGCACGTATATCGGCGCCCAACTCGCCTGGATCCGTGGGTCGTCGATGGAACGGAAGGGGATGGTTGCGGTCCTCTTTTTCCGGTCCATGCCCGCGTTCTGGACGGGGATCCTCCTGCTGTACATTTTCGCATTTCAGCTGGAACTGTTCCCCCTCGGCGGGGTCCGAGGCATCGATGCCGACTATTCGACACAGTTAGGAAAGTTCTTGAGCGTCGACTTCCTGCATCACCTCGTGTTGCCGGTGCTGAGTATCGCCATCTTCTACGTCGGGTTTCCGATTTTGTTGATGCGGTCGAACATGCTCGAGGTGTTGACCGAAACGTACATTTTCACAGCACGAGCCAAAGGTGTTGCAGAGCGTCGAGTGATGCTGAGCCATGCAGCGCGAAACGCGATTCTGCCGATCGTGACGGCGTTGGGCATCGAATTCGGGTTTGCAATTGGCGGCCAGGTGCTCATCGAAACTGTCTTCTCATGGCCAGGACTCGGAAGGGAGATGGTCGATGCTTCGCTGCGAAATGATTATCCGCTCGCACAGGGGACGTTTATCCTGCTCTCGGCGATGGTCATTTCGATGAACTTCATGGCCGACCTCGCCTACACATACCTCGATCCGAGAGTCGAACTTGATCAAGAGTAA
- a CDS encoding ABC transporter permease: MTTKEYTTGQSGSSRVEKYVQSVRQILKEQGRVFIQSRMALAGVAILLFYTFVAIFAPILAPYGPQERHYAADGSWMSLEPPSLAHPLGTTESGYDVLSQVIMGSRIALFVGLLGAFMVAVIGTAVGVVAGYYGGAVDEGLMRFVDILYGLPFVPFVIVITLIFTPSIWNIIFGIALLYWLSTARVVRSEVLSIKERPYIEAAQASGASHRRVMFVHVLPNVLPISALYAAIAVGYSITAEASISFLGFGDPSVASWGVMLNQVYHTQSLEAWWWLLPPGLSITLVVMGAYLAGRGYEEIVNPQLREP, encoded by the coding sequence ATGACAACGAAAGAATACACAACCGGCCAGTCGGGATCGAGCAGGGTGGAGAAGTACGTTCAAAGCGTCCGTCAGATCCTCAAAGAGCAGGGCCGGGTGTTCATCCAGTCACGGATGGCTCTCGCCGGGGTTGCGATCCTGCTCTTCTATACGTTCGTCGCCATCTTCGCGCCGATCCTCGCCCCGTATGGCCCACAAGAGCGCCACTATGCAGCTGATGGGTCCTGGATGAGCCTCGAGCCACCGTCACTCGCACACCCGCTTGGGACGACCGAGTCGGGATACGACGTGTTGTCCCAGGTGATTATGGGCTCTCGGATCGCCCTGTTCGTCGGATTACTCGGTGCGTTTATGGTTGCCGTCATCGGCACAGCCGTTGGCGTCGTTGCCGGGTACTACGGAGGGGCGGTCGACGAGGGACTCATGCGCTTTGTGGACATCCTCTACGGACTGCCGTTCGTGCCGTTCGTGATCGTGATCACGCTCATCTTCACGCCGAGCATCTGGAACATCATTTTCGGTATCGCGCTCCTGTACTGGCTGTCGACCGCTCGTGTCGTTCGGTCGGAAGTCTTATCGATCAAGGAACGGCCGTACATCGAGGCAGCACAGGCGAGCGGTGCGAGTCATCGTCGAGTCATGTTCGTACACGTTCTTCCGAACGTGTTGCCGATATCGGCGCTGTATGCGGCGATCGCGGTCGGCTATTCGATCACGGCCGAGGCCAGTATTTCGTTCCTCGGGTTCGGCGATCCAAGCGTCGCCTCCTGGGGGGTGATGCTCAACCAGGTCTATCACACGCAATCGCTCGAAGCCTGGTGGTGGCTCCTCCCACCGGGGCTTTCGATCACGCTCGTCGTAATGGGCGCATACCTCGCTGGACGAGGCTATGAAGAGATCGTCAACCCACAACTCCGAGAACCTTAA
- a CDS encoding thiolase domain-containing protein, with amino-acid sequence MSTTRIAGTGLTRFGVHEGRSGRDLFAEAGLAALADAGISPEAIEEVYYGNFIGELAEEQGHQGPLMADAIGVAAPTRRLEGACASSGLAVRDAVRAIEAGQTDVAVVGGMERLTNMGTTAVTGGLATAADAVYEGQAGVTFPGAYALMARAYIEAYGGSKTDLAHIAVKNHANAAANPDAHYQHEITVEEALEAPIVASPLGLYDACPISDGAAALVLVSERFAESHGLEAPTAITGSGAGSDRLALQDRASMTYTPATESAATEAYAAAGITSQDVDLAEVHDCFTIAEVLALESLGFIERGEGMGLARDGVTTRGGRLPVNLSGGLKAKGHPVGATGAAQVVAVARLLAGTHPNASAVPNARVGLAHNAGGTVATATVHIVEVIE; translated from the coding sequence ATGAGTACGACACGCATCGCCGGTACTGGGCTTACCCGCTTCGGCGTTCACGAGGGGCGCTCTGGCCGGGATCTTTTCGCCGAAGCGGGGCTGGCAGCGCTCGCGGACGCCGGGATTTCACCCGAAGCGATTGAAGAAGTCTACTACGGGAATTTCATCGGCGAACTCGCCGAGGAGCAGGGGCATCAGGGACCGCTAATGGCCGACGCGATCGGTGTGGCTGCACCGACGAGGCGCCTCGAGGGCGCGTGCGCCTCGAGCGGACTGGCCGTCCGTGACGCCGTCCGTGCGATCGAAGCCGGCCAGACCGACGTCGCCGTCGTCGGCGGAATGGAGCGCCTGACCAACATGGGGACGACCGCGGTGACCGGTGGATTGGCGACGGCCGCCGACGCCGTATACGAAGGGCAGGCCGGGGTCACGTTCCCCGGGGCGTACGCACTGATGGCGCGAGCCTATATCGAAGCATACGGCGGCTCGAAAACCGACCTCGCCCACATCGCGGTCAAGAATCACGCGAACGCGGCCGCAAATCCAGACGCCCACTACCAGCACGAGATTACCGTCGAGGAGGCACTTGAGGCGCCAATCGTCGCCTCGCCGCTCGGGCTGTACGACGCGTGTCCGATCAGCGACGGCGCTGCCGCCCTCGTCCTGGTGAGCGAACGCTTCGCCGAGTCTCACGGCCTCGAGGCGCCGACGGCGATCACCGGTTCCGGGGCCGGGTCCGACCGACTCGCCCTCCAGGACCGAGCGTCGATGACGTACACGCCTGCGACTGAAAGCGCAGCCACTGAGGCGTACGCGGCCGCCGGAATTACCTCACAGGACGTCGATCTGGCTGAAGTCCATGACTGCTTTACGATCGCAGAGGTGCTGGCTCTCGAGTCCCTTGGCTTCATCGAGCGCGGCGAAGGAATGGGGTTGGCTCGAGATGGTGTGACGACCAGAGGCGGTCGATTACCAGTAAACCTCTCAGGTGGGCTAAAGGCAAAGGGGCATCCGGTCGGGGCGACGGGCGCCGCCCAAGTTGTCGCCGTTGCCAGGCTGCTCGCGGGGACCCACCCTAACGCGTCGGCCGTGCCGAACGCGAGGGTTGGCCTGGCTCACAACGCCGGCGGAACGGTTGCGACGGCCACCGTCCACATCGTGGAGGTGATCGAGTGA
- a CDS encoding RNA-guided endonuclease InsQ/TnpB family protein encodes MEYSPRYRLFPTTEQRESLDWTRDIVRQVYNNALHEFNQIPEDEGTLRQRVWRVRDTLPQLKQQWTDLKHVYSTVLQKAVERIRTNITNLGKLKAKGYDVGSLNWKKPREYRSFTYRQSGFELDTKSGPRGRAILRLTKVRGDTLEIPIRIHRDLPEHDAIKEVTVKKEPTGAWYASFCISTDKPAKPELDEIDTRDTVGIDLGVLNFIHDSDGRSIERLELSVDRERLEREQRSLSRKQYESNNWENQRRRVAKVHARMSNKKRDYKHKLAHFYATEYNAVFVENLDVTSMLEADGNARNKAEVGWSDFRAILEHHCDKHGTHYVEVNPRGTTKECASCGVETEKPVWVRAHSCPSCGFELDRDWNAALNVKSRGLEKLGVVHSKATPVETATAVDSVSVSASRVVETGSPCLKEPPKAASRQG; translated from the coding sequence ATGGAGTACAGTCCACGATACCGTCTCTTCCCAACGACCGAGCAACGGGAGAGTCTCGACTGGACTCGTGACATCGTGCGACAAGTCTACAACAACGCGCTCCACGAATTCAACCAAATCCCAGAGGACGAAGGCACGCTTCGACAACGCGTCTGGCGGGTCCGCGACACGCTGCCCCAACTCAAGCAACAGTGGACTGACCTGAAACACGTCTACTCCACTGTGTTGCAAAAAGCCGTCGAGCGCATTCGAACTAACATCACCAATCTCGGTAAGCTGAAAGCCAAGGGGTACGATGTTGGCTCGTTAAACTGGAAGAAACCGCGAGAGTACAGGAGTTTTACGTATCGGCAATCGGGCTTCGAACTCGACACCAAGAGTGGCCCACGAGGCCGAGCGATACTCCGACTCACAAAGGTGCGCGGCGACACGCTGGAAATCCCTATCCGAATCCACCGTGACCTTCCAGAACACGACGCTATCAAGGAAGTTACGGTGAAGAAAGAGCCCACGGGAGCGTGGTACGCCTCGTTCTGCATCAGTACAGACAAACCAGCGAAACCAGAGCTCGACGAGATAGACACCAGAGATACAGTCGGTATCGACCTCGGTGTACTCAACTTCATCCACGACTCGGACGGCCGGTCCATCGAACGGCTCGAGTTATCCGTCGACCGAGAGCGACTCGAACGCGAGCAACGCTCGCTCTCTCGCAAACAGTACGAGTCGAACAACTGGGAGAACCAGCGACGTCGAGTCGCGAAGGTTCACGCGAGAATGTCGAATAAGAAGCGCGATTACAAGCACAAGCTCGCGCATTTCTACGCGACGGAATACAACGCCGTGTTCGTCGAGAATCTCGATGTGACGTCGATGCTCGAAGCCGATGGCAACGCACGGAACAAGGCCGAAGTTGGCTGGAGTGATTTCCGTGCAATTCTCGAACACCACTGTGACAAGCACGGCACCCACTACGTTGAGGTAAACCCTCGTGGAACGACGAAAGAGTGTGCGTCGTGTGGTGTGGAGACCGAGAAGCCAGTATGGGTTCGAGCACACTCGTGTCCGTCATGCGGGTTCGAGTTGGATAGGGATTGGAATGCAGCGTTAAACGTGAAATCACGTGGTCTAGAGAAACTAGGAGTGGTTCACTCCAAAGCAACGCCTGTGGAGACTGCGACCGCTGTGGACTCGGTTTCCGTGTCTGCAAGTCGCGTCGTAGAAACGGGAAGCCCCTGCCTCAAGGAGCCGCCGAAGGCGGCGAGTAGGCAGGGGTAG